The genomic DNA CTGCAGGACGGCTGGTATGTGAACCTTGGCATCGGGATTCCGACCATGGTCAGCAACTACATCCCCGAGGGGGTCGAGGTGACCCTGCAGTCTGAAAACGGGATGCTGGGCATGGGCGCCTTCCCGATCGAGGGCGAGGAAGACGCCGACCTGATCAACGCCGGCAAGCAGACGATCACCGAATTGCCGCAGACCGCGTTCTTTGACAGTGCGACGTCCTTTGGCATGATCCGCGGCGGCAAGATCGCCATGGCGATCCTGGGTGCGATGGAAGTGGCCGAGAATGGCGACCTCGCGAACTGGATGATCCCCGGCAAGCTGGTCAAGGGCATGGGCGGGGCGATGGACCTTGTCGCCGGCGTGCAGCGTGTCGTCGTCGTCATGGACCACGCCAACAAGCATGGCGAGTCGAAGGTGCTGAAGTCCTGCACCCTGCCCCTGACCGGGGCCGCCGTGGTGGACCGGATCATCACGAACCTGGGCGTGATGGATGTCGTCGAAGGCGGTCTGCGGATCGTCGAGACCGCCGACGGCGTGACCGAACAGGAGTTGCGCGACGCGACAGAGGCGACGATTGTCGCCTGAGGTCCAGCACAAGACCAGCGGCAGCAAGGGCCGCTGGTTCATCGACCATGGCAATGGCATTAGCGAGATGACCTATTCGATCCTGTCGCCCGAACAGGTCATCGCCGATCATACCGAAGTCGCCCCCGGTCACGAGGGCGAAGGGATCGGCGTGATGATGCTGGACGCCTTCATCGCGGACGCCCGCGAGAAGGGCTACCGGATCGTGCCGCTTTGCCCCTTCGTGAACGCCCAGCGGCGCAAGCATCCGGAATGGGCGGACGTCTTCGCGGTCTAGGACCGGTTGACCGCAAACACGCAGCCGTCGGACACCAGTTCCGGCGGTGTCAGGCACAGGCCCCGCGCCACCGCAAAGGCGGCCAGCACCTTTGGCACATAGCCGCGGGTTTCGGGGAACGGCGGCACACCCTTGGCATCGCGCACGGACCCTTCGCCGGCGTTATAGCCCGCCAGCACCAGAATCGGGTCATCGTTGAACTTGTTCATCAACCAGTCGAGGTAGGCCACGCCGCCCTTGATGTTCTGCGCTGGCGACAGGCTGTCGGCCACGCGGAACCGCGCGGCGGTGTCGGGCATCAGCTGCATCAGCCCCTGCGCGCCGGACCGGCTGACCGCCTGCGCGTTGCCCGCACTTTCCACACTGATCAGCGCCAGCACCAGCGCCGGGCTGACCTTGGTGCCGACCGTGGCCTTCAGGATCTCGATCCCGTGGAGGGCGGCGATGTCCTGCAGGGTCTGCAACCGCG from Loktanella sp. M215 includes the following:
- a CDS encoding 3-oxoacid CoA-transferase subunit B, whose product is MAWDRNQMAARAAQELQDGWYVNLGIGIPTMVSNYIPEGVEVTLQSENGMLGMGAFPIEGEEDADLINAGKQTITELPQTAFFDSATSFGMIRGGKIAMAILGAMEVAENGDLANWMIPGKLVKGMGGAMDLVAGVQRVVVVMDHANKHGESKVLKSCTLPLTGAAVVDRIITNLGVMDVVEGGLRIVETADGVTEQELRDATEATIVA
- a CDS encoding GNAT family N-acetyltransferase; this encodes MSPEVQHKTSGSKGRWFIDHGNGISEMTYSILSPEQVIADHTEVAPGHEGEGIGVMMLDAFIADAREKGYRIVPLCPFVNAQRRKHPEWADVFAV
- a CDS encoding lytic transglycosylase domain-containing protein, which encodes MMTMTRGLATVGLCLFAAVAQGEDRLQPDFTFKRVGVPKAQGSRITVQVDPTATPATLRPSAPRPVATPDGAIALAPQPSGLDWFWSTISPDLAAMGPGRLQQALGVIAEPPSGKSVPTPRLQTLQDIAALHGIEILKATVGTKVSPALVLALISVESAGNAQAVSRSGAQGLMQLMPDTAARFRVADSLSPAQNIKGGVAYLDWLMNKFNDDPILVLAGYNAGEGSVRDAKGVPPFPETRGYVPKVLAAFAVARGLCLTPPELVSDGCVFAVNRS